A genomic segment from Fodinicola acaciae encodes:
- a CDS encoding Lrp/AsnC family transcriptional regulator, which produces MDNIDRKMIALLEAEARLTVTELAQRVGLSVAPCHRRLRELERAGAIRGYRAVVDPAALGLGFEALVSVTMDREDARTITDFENALESVREIRDAERLFGDPDYLLRVATADIASYQRLRDEKLATLPGVRRITSTIVMKRIVEHRPYPTSS; this is translated from the coding sequence ATGGACAACATTGACCGCAAAATGATTGCTCTGCTGGAGGCGGAGGCCCGGCTCACCGTGACCGAGCTGGCGCAGCGCGTTGGACTCAGCGTTGCCCCCTGTCACCGCCGGCTGCGTGAGCTCGAGCGGGCCGGTGCGATCCGCGGATATCGAGCCGTCGTCGACCCCGCCGCCCTCGGACTGGGGTTCGAGGCGCTGGTGTCCGTGACAATGGACCGCGAGGACGCGAGGACGATCACCGACTTCGAGAACGCCTTGGAAAGTGTGCGGGAAATCCGGGACGCCGAGCGTCTTTTCGGTGATCCCGACTATCTGCTGCGGGTCGCGACGGCCGACATCGCGTCATACCAGCGGCTCCGGGACGAAAAGCTCGCCACCCTGCCAGGCGTACGCCGGATCACCTCCACGATCGTGATGAAACGAATCGTCGAGCACCGGCCGTATCCGACCAGCTCGTGA